A genomic window from Rhizobium sp. 007 includes:
- a CDS encoding bifunctional (p)ppGpp synthetase/guanosine-3',5'-bis(diphosphate) 3'-pyrophosphohydrolase — protein sequence MMRQYELVERVQKYKPDANEALLNKAYVYAMQKHGQQKRASGDPYISHPLEVAAILTDMHLDESTIAVALLHDTIEDTTATRAEIDELFGEDIGRLVEGLTKIKKLDLVTKKAKQAENLRKLLLAISDDVRVLLVKLADRLHNMRTLDHMSADKRARISEETMEIYAPLAGRMGMQDMRDELEELSFRHINPEAYETVTKRLQELSQRNEGLVKKIETELRDLLVANGLTTAKVKGRQKKPYSVFRKMQSKSLSFEQLSDVYGFRILVEDVPACYRALGIVHMRWRVVPGRFKDYISTPKQNDYRSLHTTIVGPSSQRIELQIRTKRMHEIAEYGIAAHALYKDGATNTEGDILSRESNAYSWLRHTIEALAEGDSPEEFLEHTKLELFQDQVFCFTPKGKLIALPRGATPIDFAYAVHTNIGDTTVGAKINGRIMPLVTRLANGDEVEIIRSGVQVPPAAWEEIVVTGKARAAIRRATRLAIRKQYAGLGHRILERTFERAGKIFSRDAMKPALHRLGQKDVEDAIAAVGRGEMSSLDVLRAVYPDHQDERVTVKPSGDDGWFNVRSASGMIFKVPDKAKTEAETDADMGPIRGISGNIAVQFAPAGAVPGDRIVGIMEKGKGITIYPIQSSALQRFDDQPDRWIDVRWDLDEANKSRFMARVLINALNEPGTLAKVAQSVAGLDVNIRSLNTVRVAADFTEMAVDVEVWDLRQLNQLLAQLKDLDCIATVRRLYD from the coding sequence ATGATGCGGCAGTACGAGCTCGTGGAGCGGGTGCAGAAATACAAGCCCGACGCCAATGAAGCTCTGCTGAACAAGGCCTATGTCTATGCCATGCAGAAGCATGGACAGCAGAAGCGCGCCAGTGGTGATCCTTATATCTCCCATCCGCTCGAAGTCGCCGCGATTCTGACGGACATGCATCTCGACGAGTCGACCATTGCCGTCGCTCTGCTGCATGATACGATCGAGGATACGACGGCGACACGCGCCGAAATCGACGAGCTCTTCGGCGAAGATATCGGCCGGCTGGTCGAAGGCCTGACGAAGATCAAGAAGCTCGATCTCGTCACCAAAAAGGCCAAGCAGGCGGAGAACCTGCGCAAGCTGCTGCTTGCGATCTCCGACGATGTCCGCGTGCTGCTCGTCAAGCTGGCCGACCGCCTGCACAATATGCGAACGCTCGACCATATGTCGGCTGACAAGCGTGCCCGTATCTCCGAGGAGACGATGGAGATCTATGCGCCGCTTGCGGGTCGCATGGGTATGCAGGACATGCGCGATGAGCTGGAGGAGCTTTCCTTCCGCCATATCAACCCGGAGGCTTACGAAACCGTCACGAAGCGTCTGCAGGAACTCTCGCAGCGCAACGAGGGCCTGGTCAAGAAGATCGAAACGGAACTGCGCGATCTGCTGGTGGCCAACGGCTTGACGACGGCTAAGGTCAAGGGGCGCCAGAAGAAGCCGTACTCGGTTTTCCGCAAGATGCAATCGAAGTCGCTTTCCTTCGAGCAGCTTTCGGATGTCTATGGCTTCCGCATCCTCGTCGAGGATGTTCCAGCCTGCTATCGCGCGCTCGGCATTGTTCATATGCGCTGGCGCGTCGTGCCTGGCCGCTTCAAGGATTACATCTCAACGCCAAAGCAGAACGACTACCGTTCGCTGCACACGACGATCGTCGGCCCCTCCAGCCAGCGCATCGAACTGCAGATCCGCACCAAGCGCATGCATGAGATCGCCGAATACGGCATCGCCGCGCACGCCCTTTACAAGGACGGCGCGACCAATACCGAGGGCGATATTCTCTCGCGCGAGTCTAATGCCTATTCATGGCTCCGCCACACGATCGAGGCGCTGGCCGAAGGCGATAGCCCCGAGGAATTCCTCGAACACACCAAGCTTGAGCTGTTCCAGGACCAGGTCTTCTGCTTCACGCCGAAGGGCAAACTGATCGCCTTGCCGCGCGGCGCAACGCCGATCGACTTTGCTTATGCCGTTCACACCAATATCGGCGACACGACGGTTGGCGCCAAGATCAACGGCCGCATCATGCCGCTGGTGACAAGACTTGCGAATGGCGACGAGGTCGAGATCATCCGCTCCGGCGTGCAGGTGCCGCCAGCTGCGTGGGAGGAGATCGTCGTGACCGGCAAGGCGCGTGCCGCAATCCGCCGTGCCACGCGCCTGGCCATTCGCAAGCAATATGCCGGCCTCGGCCATCGCATTCTGGAGCGCACCTTCGAGCGGGCGGGGAAGATATTTTCCCGGGACGCGATGAAGCCGGCGCTGCACCGCCTCGGCCAGAAGGATGTCGAGGACGCGATCGCCGCCGTCGGCCGGGGCGAGATGTCGTCGCTCGATGTCCTGCGCGCTGTCTATCCTGACCATCAGGATGAGCGTGTCACCGTCAAGCCGAGCGGCGACGACGGCTGGTTCAATGTCCGCAGCGCCTCTGGCATGATCTTCAAGGTTCCAGACAAGGCCAAGACGGAGGCGGAGACGGATGCCGATATGGGCCCGATCCGCGGCATTTCCGGCAATATCGCCGTGCAGTTCGCACCCGCAGGCGCCGTGCCCGGCGATCGCATCGTAGGCATCATGGAGAAGGGGAAGGGCATCACCATCTACCCGATCCAGTCGTCCGCGCTGCAACGTTTCGATGATCAGCCCGATCGCTGGATCGATGTGCGCTGGGACCTGGACGAGGCCAACAAGTCGCGCTTCATGGCGCGCGTGCTCATCAACGCATTGAACGAGCCGGGCACGCTGGCCAAGGTGGCGCAATCCGTTGCAGGCCTTGACGTGAATATACGTTCCTTAAACACGGTGCGCGTCGCCGCCGACTTCACCGAAATGGCGGTCGATGTCGAAGTATGGGATCTCCGCCAGCTCAACCAGCTGCTCGCGCAACTGAAGGATCTGGATTGCATTGCGACGGTGCGGCGCCTCTACGACTGA
- a CDS encoding DUF3563 family protein: MFTPIKKIARALRVPSVQEREMAYLNGSYDRIDLEYRQRQVDRGLFRSR; encoded by the coding sequence ATGTTTACTCCGATCAAGAAAATCGCCCGCGCTCTTCGCGTTCCAAGCGTACAGGAACGTGAAATGGCATACCTCAACGGTTCGTATGACCGTATTGATCTTGAATACCGTCAGCGCCAGGTTGACCGGGGCCTGTTCCGTAGCCGTTGA
- a CDS encoding DUF2062 domain-containing protein has translation MLFRRRKPAGFRERTRELFWPRKGFLRPLRYLKMRILRLTASPHAVAMGVAAGVFVSWTPFIGVHFIMAFVLAYFLSGNMVAAALGTAAFGNPLTYPFIWAATWEIGHLLLMRENAMTGQSVDLMELFHKLRFTELWKPVLEPMLIGAIPPAAISSVVLYILTFYTVKGFQVRRRERLMERARLHLAHPTQDIPTV, from the coding sequence ATGCTGTTTCGCCGTAGAAAACCTGCAGGATTTCGTGAAAGGACGCGAGAGTTGTTCTGGCCCCGCAAGGGCTTTCTGCGTCCGCTGCGCTATCTGAAGATGCGCATCCTGCGCCTGACGGCTTCGCCGCACGCCGTGGCAATGGGCGTTGCAGCCGGCGTCTTCGTATCCTGGACGCCGTTCATCGGCGTGCATTTCATCATGGCCTTCGTGCTTGCCTATTTCCTCTCCGGAAACATGGTTGCGGCCGCGCTCGGCACGGCGGCCTTCGGCAATCCCCTCACATATCCCTTCATCTGGGCGGCGACCTGGGAAATCGGTCATCTGCTGCTCATGCGCGAAAATGCGATGACCGGGCAGTCCGTCGATCTGATGGAGCTTTTTCACAAGCTCCGTTTCACCGAGCTCTGGAAGCCGGTGCTCGAGCCCATGCTGATCGGCGCCATTCCTCCGGCCGCCATCAGCTCCGTTGTGCTTTATATTCTGACGTTCTACACCGTGAAGGGTTTTCAGGTCCGCCGCCGCGAGAGGCTGATGGAGCGGGCGCGCCTTCACCTTGCCCATCCCACGCAGGATATTCCGACTGTATGA
- the acpS gene encoding holo-ACP synthase: MIIGIGSDLIDIRRVEKSLERFGERFTHRCFTEIERARSDRRANRAESYAKRFAAKEACSKALGTGMAQGVFWKDLGVVNLPSGKPTMQLTGGAAVVLQSMLPAGHRAMVHLTITDDYPLAQAFVIIEALPESA; the protein is encoded by the coding sequence ATGATCATCGGCATTGGCAGCGATCTCATCGACATCCGCCGTGTCGAAAAGTCGCTTGAGCGCTTCGGCGAGCGCTTCACCCACCGTTGCTTCACCGAGATCGAGCGGGCGCGCTCCGACCGCCGCGCCAACCGCGCCGAATCCTATGCGAAGCGTTTCGCCGCCAAGGAAGCCTGTTCGAAGGCGCTCGGCACGGGCATGGCGCAGGGCGTTTTCTGGAAGGATCTGGGTGTCGTCAATCTGCCGAGCGGCAAGCCGACGATGCAGCTGACGGGCGGCGCCGCTGTCGTGCTTCAGTCCATGCTGCCTGCCGGACACAGGGCGATGGTGCATTTGACGATAACCGATGATTATCCGCTTGCTCAGGCATTCGTGATCATTGAAGCCCTGCCGGAAAGCGCGTGA
- the lepB gene encoding signal peptidase I, with protein MSEKADTKPNALWENIKVIIQALLLAMVIRTVFFQPFTIPSGSMMPTLLVGDYIFVNKFAYGYSKYSLPFSPNLFSGRIFGSEPNRGDIVVFRFPPNPDIDYIKRVVGLPGDHIQVTDGVLHINGKPVPKVADGAFTSDYKLDPGEDVPVFRETLDDGKTYDTLDQSPVSRGDNTQDFVVPEGHYFMMGDNRDNSLDSRFDVGFVPAENLVGRASVIFFSLGNDTSFREIWKWPANMRWDRLFKVVE; from the coding sequence GTGTCCGAAAAAGCCGATACTAAGCCGAACGCCCTTTGGGAAAATATTAAAGTCATTATTCAGGCATTGTTGCTGGCGATGGTGATCCGGACGGTCTTCTTCCAGCCGTTCACGATACCATCCGGATCGATGATGCCGACCCTGCTCGTCGGCGACTACATCTTCGTCAACAAATTCGCTTACGGCTATTCGAAATACTCGCTGCCTTTTTCGCCGAACCTTTTCAGCGGCCGCATCTTCGGCTCCGAGCCGAATCGCGGCGATATCGTCGTCTTCCGCTTCCCCCCGAACCCGGACATCGACTACATCAAGCGCGTCGTCGGCCTGCCGGGCGACCATATCCAGGTGACGGATGGCGTGCTCCATATCAATGGCAAGCCGGTTCCGAAGGTGGCCGACGGCGCCTTTACCTCGGATTACAAGCTCGATCCGGGCGAAGACGTGCCGGTGTTCCGCGAAACGCTCGACGATGGCAAGACCTACGACACGCTGGACCAGTCGCCCGTTTCGCGCGGCGACAACACCCAGGATTTCGTCGTGCCGGAAGGCCATTACTTCATGATGGGCGACAACCGCGACAATTCTCTCGACAGCCGTTTCGACGTCGGCTTCGTTCCGGCGGAAAACCTCGTCGGCCGCGCCAGCGTCATCTTCTTCTCGCTCGGCAACGACACGTCGTTCCGCGAAATCTGGAAATGGCCGGCCAACATGCGGTGGGACCGCCTCTTCAAGGTTGTTGAATGA
- the rnc gene encoding ribonuclease III: MSKVQTLSAADRTRLEALIGHEFAGKERLDRALTHASARTQKGANYERLEFLGDRVLGLCIAELLFRTFGTAGEGELSVRLNQLVSAETCAEVADELGLHLFVRTGSDVKKLTGKRMMNVRADVVESLIAALYLDGGLEVARRFILKYWEKRATRADGAKRDAKTELQEWAHAKFGVTPQYRVEERTGPDHDPRFTVTVEVVGVKPETGVERSKRAAEQVAAAKMLEREGIWLKASAGN; the protein is encoded by the coding sequence ATGAGCAAAGTGCAGACGCTTTCGGCGGCGGACCGGACGAGGCTTGAAGCCTTGATCGGCCACGAGTTCGCCGGGAAGGAGCGCCTGGACCGGGCTTTGACGCATGCGAGCGCCCGCACGCAGAAGGGCGCCAATTACGAACGTCTGGAGTTCCTGGGCGACCGTGTGCTGGGCCTGTGCATCGCCGAACTGCTTTTTCGCACTTTCGGGACGGCCGGGGAGGGCGAGCTGTCGGTGCGCCTGAACCAGCTGGTCAGCGCCGAGACCTGCGCGGAAGTGGCCGACGAACTGGGTCTACACCTTTTTGTCCGCACAGGCTCCGACGTCAAGAAGCTCACCGGCAAGCGCATGATGAACGTGCGCGCCGATGTAGTCGAAAGCCTGATCGCGGCACTCTATCTCGATGGCGGTCTTGAGGTCGCCCGCCGCTTCATCCTGAAATACTGGGAAAAGCGGGCGACCCGCGCCGACGGCGCAAAGCGGGACGCCAAGACCGAACTGCAGGAATGGGCGCACGCGAAATTCGGCGTCACGCCGCAATATCGGGTTGAAGAACGCACCGGGCCGGATCATGATCCGCGCTTCACGGTGACGGTGGAAGTGGTCGGCGTGAAGCCGGAAACGGGAGTCGAGCGCTCGAAGCGTGCGGCCGAACAGGTCGCCGCAGCAAAGATGCTGGAACGCGAAGGCATTTGGCTGAAAGCCTCTGCCGGAAATTGA
- the era gene encoding GTPase Era, which translates to MTEENDMAHEVAAETNGETHSGFVALIGPTNAGKSTLVNRLVGAKVSIVSHKVQTTRAIVRGIAIHGNAQIVFMDTPGIFKPRRRLDRAMVTSAWGGAKDADLIMLLIDSERGLRGDAEAILEGLKEVRQPKILLLNKIDRVKREDLLALAAAANEKIAFEQTFMISAENGSGCDDVMDYLAKTLPEGPWYYPEDQISDLPMRQLAAEITREKLFLRLHQELPYSSHVETEKWEERKDGSVRIEQVIYVERDSQKKITLGKGGETIKAISSASRKELAEILEQPVHLFLFVKVRENWGDDPERFREMGLDFPR; encoded by the coding sequence ATGACGGAAGAAAACGATATGGCGCATGAAGTCGCCGCTGAAACCAATGGCGAAACGCATTCCGGCTTCGTCGCCCTGATAGGCCCGACCAATGCCGGAAAATCGACCTTGGTAAACCGCCTTGTCGGTGCCAAGGTGTCGATCGTCAGCCACAAGGTGCAGACGACGCGCGCCATTGTCCGCGGCATCGCGATCCATGGCAATGCGCAGATCGTCTTCATGGATACGCCCGGCATCTTCAAGCCGCGCCGCAGACTGGACCGCGCCATGGTCACGTCGGCCTGGGGCGGGGCCAAGGATGCCGATCTCATCATGTTGCTGATTGACAGCGAGCGCGGCCTGCGCGGCGACGCGGAGGCGATCCTGGAAGGGCTCAAGGAGGTGCGACAGCCGAAGATACTCCTGCTCAACAAGATCGACCGCGTCAAGCGCGAAGACTTGCTCGCGCTGGCCGCTGCCGCGAACGAAAAGATCGCCTTCGAGCAGACCTTCATGATCTCGGCGGAGAACGGCTCCGGCTGCGACGACGTCATGGATTATCTGGCCAAGACCCTGCCCGAAGGCCCATGGTACTATCCGGAAGATCAGATTTCCGATCTGCCGATGCGCCAGCTCGCCGCCGAGATCACCCGCGAAAAGCTCTTCCTGCGTCTGCACCAGGAGCTTCCCTATTCCTCCCACGTCGAAACGGAAAAATGGGAAGAGCGCAAGGACGGCTCGGTCCGTATCGAGCAGGTGATCTATGTCGAGCGCGACAGCCAGAAGAAGATCACGCTTGGCAAGGGTGGCGAGACGATCAAGGCGATCTCCTCGGCATCCCGAAAGGAACTCGCCGAAATCCTTGAACAGCCGGTGCACCTGTTCCTCTTCGTCAAGGTTCGCGAGAACTGGGGCGATGACCCGGAGCGGTTCCGGGAAATGGGGCTCGACTTTCCGCGTTGA